One genomic segment of Aythya fuligula isolate bAytFul2 chromosome 5, bAytFul2.pri, whole genome shotgun sequence includes these proteins:
- the SMIM38 gene encoding small integral membrane protein 38: MESVLLMILLIVIIFIRFVLWSCLSAYIDYKLSRRFPDKRKED, translated from the coding sequence ATGGAATCAGTCCTTTTGATGATTTTGCTGATTGTGATTATATTCATACGATTTGTTTTATGGTCCTGCCTTAGTGCTTATATAGATTACAAACTGTCCCGAAGGTTTCCTGACAAGAGAAAAGAGGACTAG